In one Nicotiana sylvestris chromosome 8, ASM39365v2, whole genome shotgun sequence genomic region, the following are encoded:
- the LOC104232442 gene encoding probable sugar phosphate/phosphate translocator At3g14410 has product MADRQRKLMSEGVVTYVYILLYIALSSGQIFFNKFVLSSKEINFPYPLALTLLHMVFSSVLCFVLTKVLKIMKVEEGMTLDIYISSVIPIGAMFAMTLWLGNTAYLYISVSFAQMLKAIMPVAVFILGVAAGLEVMSCRMLLIMSVISFGVLVASYGEININWVGVIYQMGGVVGEALRLIFMEILVKRKGLKLNPISVMYYVSPCSALCLLVPWIFLEKPKMDEQLTWSFHPLVLTLNCICTFALNLSVFLVISHTSALTIRVAGVVKDWVVVLLSALLFVDTKLTLINLCGYAIAIAGVAAYNSHKLKKEASRVISDESRDALPLISSSTSNE; this is encoded by the exons TTTGTTTTGTCGTCAAAAGAAATAAATTTCCCGTATCCTCTTGCACTGACGCTACTTCACATGGTCTTCTCCTCAGTACTATGTTTTGTGCTTACCAAAGTCCTCAAG ATAATGAAGGTTGAGGAAGGAATGACTCTAGACAT ATACATTAGTTCGGTCATCCCAATTGGTGCTATGTTTGCTATGACACTTTGGCTTGGGAACACTGCTTACCTTTATATTTCTGTTTCATTTGCTCAGATGTTGAAAGCAATCA TGCCAGTAGCTGTCTTCATCCTTGGAGTTGCAGCTGGACTCGAAGTGATGAGCTGCAGGATGCTTCTCATAATGTCTGTAATCAGCTTTGGCGTACTAGTAGCTTCTTATGGAGAAATAAACATTAACTGGGTTGGTGTCATCTACCAAATGGGAGGTGTTGTTGGAGAAGCTTTGAGACTTATATTTATGGAGATTCTGGTAAAACGGAAGGGCCTCAAGCTAAACCCCATATCTGTCATGTACTATGTTAGCCCATGCAG CGCTCTTTGCCTTTTAGTTCCATGGATCTTTTTGGAGAAGCCAAAGATGGATGAACAACTGACATGGAGCTTTCATCCTCTTGTTCTAACTCTAAATTGCATATGTACCTTTGCCCTGAATCTCTCTGTTTTCCTGGTGATCTCACATACAAGTGCCCTGACCATCCGTGTCGCTGGAGTTGTCAAAGATTGGGTGGTTGTACTGCTATCTGCACTACTTTTTGTTGATACGAAGCTGACACTTATTAATCTTTGTGGTTATGCTATTG CTATTGCAGGTGTAGCTGCATATAACAGTCACAAGTTGAAAAAGGAAGCTTCCCGAGTAATCTCAGATGAGTCTCGAGATGCTCTACCTTTAATTTCATCTTCAACGTCCAATGAGTAG